From one Nocardioides scoriae genomic stretch:
- a CDS encoding enoyl-CoA hydratase family protein — MTDATLVRYDVRDAVATLTLDSPHNRNALSAALVTQLFDGLDRAAADEEARVVVVRSADRVFCSGADLKEAGAGGMDEGARALVALQRRLVTHPKPVVTRLAGPVRAGGLGIVAASDVVLCSDDVTFAFTESRLGLAPAVISLTVLPRLTSRAAADTFLTGRTFGADEAATMGLVTRSVPPEQLDAAVEEACEGLRQAHPQGLRETKALLARDLVAHIDARAEEMASLSSRLFASDGAREAMAAFLARPRG; from the coding sequence ATGACCGACGCCACCCTGGTGAGGTACGACGTCCGCGACGCCGTCGCGACCCTGACGCTCGACTCGCCGCACAACCGCAACGCCCTCTCGGCGGCGCTCGTGACGCAGCTGTTCGACGGCCTCGACCGGGCGGCGGCCGACGAGGAGGCGCGGGTGGTGGTCGTCCGCTCGGCGGACCGGGTGTTCTGCAGCGGGGCCGACCTCAAGGAGGCCGGCGCGGGCGGCATGGACGAGGGGGCGCGGGCCCTGGTCGCCCTGCAGCGCCGTCTGGTGACCCACCCCAAGCCCGTCGTCACCCGGCTCGCGGGGCCGGTGCGGGCGGGTGGGCTGGGCATCGTGGCCGCCAGCGACGTGGTGCTGTGCAGCGACGACGTGACCTTCGCCTTCACCGAGAGCCGGCTGGGGCTGGCCCCCGCGGTGATCTCGCTGACGGTGCTGCCGCGGCTGACCAGCCGGGCAGCGGCTGACACCTTCCTCACCGGGCGCACCTTCGGGGCCGACGAGGCGGCGACGATGGGCCTGGTCACCCGGTCGGTGCCGCCGGAGCAGCTCGACGCCGCCGTCGAGGAGGCCTGCGAGGGCCTGCGCCAGGCCCACCCGCAGGGGCTGCGCGAGACCAAGGCGCTGCTCGCGCGCGACCTGGTGGCCCACATCGACGCCCGCGCCGAGGAGATGGCCAGCCTCAGCTCGCGGCTGTTCGCCTCCGACGGGGCGCGCGAGGCGATGGCCGCCTTCCTCGCGCGCCCCCGGGGATGA
- a CDS encoding acyl-CoA dehydrogenase family protein: MSTFTESEERLALRREVAKLASTYGREYFTRCAREGEKTTDLWLAIGKAGFLGANISEAYGGGGGGIGDVAAVCEELAAQGCPLLMMVVSPAICGTVIERFGTEEQKQRWLPGICDGTATMAFAITEPDAGTNTHNITTTGRRDGDEWVLNGRKVWISGVDEADHVLVVARVGDDRTGRVKPVLFVVPTDAPGFEAHPIPMEIVSPEKQFQVFIDDVRLPADAVVGDEDGGLVQLFAGLNPERIMAASFSTGLARFALDKAAAYVKEREVWGTPIGAHQGIAHPLAQSKIEIELARLMTQKAAALYDSGDDAGAGEAANMAKYAAAEAACDAADRAVQSHGGNGITQEYGVAGLLVAARAGRIAPVSREMILNFVGMHSLGLPKSY, from the coding sequence ATGAGCACCTTCACGGAGTCCGAGGAGCGACTGGCGCTGCGCCGGGAGGTCGCGAAGCTGGCCTCGACGTACGGCCGGGAGTACTTCACCCGCTGCGCCCGCGAGGGCGAGAAGACCACCGACCTGTGGCTGGCCATCGGCAAGGCCGGCTTCCTCGGGGCCAACATCTCCGAGGCGTACGGCGGCGGCGGCGGTGGCATCGGCGACGTCGCGGCCGTCTGCGAGGAGCTGGCCGCCCAGGGCTGCCCGCTGCTGATGATGGTGGTCAGCCCGGCCATCTGCGGCACCGTCATCGAGCGGTTCGGCACCGAGGAGCAGAAGCAGCGCTGGCTGCCCGGGATCTGCGACGGCACCGCGACGATGGCCTTCGCCATCACCGAGCCCGACGCCGGCACCAACACCCACAACATCACGACCACCGGGCGCCGCGACGGCGACGAGTGGGTGCTCAACGGCCGCAAGGTGTGGATCTCGGGCGTCGACGAGGCCGACCACGTGCTGGTGGTCGCTCGGGTCGGCGACGACCGCACCGGCCGGGTCAAGCCGGTGCTCTTCGTCGTCCCCACCGACGCCCCCGGCTTCGAGGCCCACCCGATCCCGATGGAGATCGTCAGCCCCGAGAAGCAGTTCCAGGTCTTCATCGACGACGTCCGGCTGCCCGCCGACGCGGTGGTGGGCGACGAGGACGGCGGCCTGGTGCAGCTGTTCGCCGGGCTCAACCCCGAGCGCATCATGGCGGCGTCGTTCTCGACCGGCCTGGCCCGGTTCGCCCTCGACAAGGCCGCGGCGTACGTCAAGGAGCGGGAGGTGTGGGGCACCCCCATCGGCGCCCACCAGGGCATTGCGCACCCGCTGGCCCAGTCGAAGATCGAGATCGAGCTGGCCCGCCTGATGACGCAGAAGGCCGCGGCCCTCTACGACTCCGGCGACGACGCGGGTGCGGGCGAGGCCGCCAACATGGCCAAGTACGCCGCCGCCGAGGCCGCCTGCGACGCCGCCGACCGCGCCGTGCAGTCCCACGGCGGCAACGGCATCACCCAGGAGTACGGCGTCGCCGGCCTCCTCGTCGCCGCCCGCGCCGGCCGGATCGCCCCCGTCAGCCGCGAGATGATCCTCAACTTCGTCGGCATGCACTCCCTCGGCCTCCCGAAGTCGTACTGA